CTACAGCAGGTAGAGCCTTGGtttccagggagcctgaggcctcTGTTACCAAGGAGGCTGGAGTTTCTGTTGCCAGGGAAGAAGGGATACGGCTTTTGCCAGAGCCTGAAGCTTCAGTTGCCAGGGAGGATGGGGCCTCGGTTACCAGGCCAGGCAAATCCTGAGCCTCTTCCCGGCCCGCGACGGGTTCTGACAAGAAACAAGGCCCGCGTTAGTGCTGTGGCAGGACCCCACATCCCTGCCCCACCACAGTCACGGTGAGCGACCAAATGtcctgtgatctctctctcacacacacacgctctcCAGCGAATCTGTCCTTCATTGatagtaagttttattttattttagctttataaCAGTGTCCCCTCCATCCACCTCCGTGTccaactctgcctctctccgcACTCACACAACCACTTGTTCAGGGGACTCTCCAGCTAGCTGTGTGTCCCTAATGCGTCGCCCTGGCCACGCCCACCATAGGCACCGCCACCTCGGGGACCCTTTCCTCGAACTCAAGCTCAGGAGCCCACCCCCCTCCTGTCCTCCACCCTCCCCTGGGAGAGCTGAAATCCAGTCACTTTGAATGACAGGGCGCCGAAGTGACTGCAAGGCAGGCAAAGTGGGCTCTGGAAGCCCGATAGGGCGGGCCCACCACGGTCCCCAGGTCCCCGGAGGTGGTGTCCTGCCCGGGCACCGCTGGGGACTCCACCGAGGCTCTAGGACCACCCAGCCCCATCCCTGGCCGccccttcctgcttctccccaccccaggccaacTCACCGCAGAGGGAGCTCTCGCAGCGGTAGCCGGATGGACAGAGGGAACACGGAGTGCCTTCCTCGTAGGGTTTCTTTCCCTTCACATTCCCCCTGTGGGAGGCGAGGATGATGCTGGGGGCCAGGGCGGTCCCTGCAAACCTGAGTCCCTATCCCTCATACACACACCTAGGCCTGAAGTACCCCGGGTCTTACTTTCTCCCACTAGCTTGCTGGGTTCCCACCAGTGCCCTCACAGCTCCCCCAAGGGTATGGGGTATAGGCCCAAATTGGCCCCCTCCCACATTCTTAGGCTGCCCAACTCAACCGTCCCCTTGGCTCTGCCCATCCTCTATCCCAGAGGCTCCCTGGGCACTCACGGAGGCTCATAGTTGCAAACCAGCAAATGGATGTTGGTCTCCTCGACACCCTGGAGCTTCTCACAGAAATGGGAGCCACAGCCAATCCTCTCTGTCTTGGCCCAGACCACCTGAAGAAGGGCAAACCCAACAATTTAGCCTGGGTGGGATGCCAGTAGCTAGTGTCTGTCTACACCAGTCTTCTATGGATGAGGAGAAGAAGATCTCTACAACCTGTCAGATCCAAGTCTCTAAGGACACACAGCTTCAGGATAAAACTCTAAACAGGGAGTTTTGTAGGAATTTGTCCTGAACCACATACACTGTTTCACCAGGCCTTTCTCTGAAAAAACTTCATTTTGTATATACCCTCATGAACTCctcctgtgtgtttttttctttgcaacttcctgtgCACTTTAAACAAGGAGTATATCCCAAAGGAATGAATCTCAAATGGGAGAATCTTAGATATCagcaacaaacaaaatccaagaaagagaatggaaagagcCATCTTGGATGTAGAAATTCCTCCCCAAAGCACAAGTGAGTGCTTGTGAGGATCTGTTCTGCTCTAAGTCTGGGTCTCCTAGCTGCTAGAAGGAATTCTGTCTTAAGTGTAAAATTTTAGAAGTCCAAACAATCTTTGTGCACCACCATGGGCTGAGATCAGCAGCCTCCCCTTGCTATTTGCAGGCCCTGGTCTGTTTAGGAGACACTCAAACAGAGGCTAGTTTTTGTTGTGAGATCTGACTCTGGTTATTAATTCTGCACATAGCCCCCAGGACTGGTGGTTTTTCTGTTTAAGTTAGCTGAGGACAGCAGTGGTGAGCATCTCATAGGCAGAAATGCCCCCAGAGTACATGTGCACTCAGCCCTGGAGGACactggggtgggagtgggccAGACCCACTCCTGCTGGGCACTTACAGCAATCGTAGCAGgaggaaatgtgtgtgtgcatgtgtgtgtgtgtgtgtgttaggggtAGGGGGGTAAAGTGAGATGTGGCAGGGTACAGAGGGAAGAGGACAGGGAGGGCTACTGGGCCCTCACAACTTCTTCATCTGGGTGGGTGATGTTGGgattttattcttgaaagatTAGCACTAAAAATACCACTCAAAAAAAGCACTGGAAAGTGGAATTGGTGAATATGAGGGGGAAGAAGGTtgagcttccttttctttttgtaagagAATTGTCATGCTACTGTTTGAACAATAAGCACTGGGTGGAGAAGAACATGAATTCAATAACACTAATGTTAATTCCCCTACACACCCATACACACTTGCACCCAACATCTCTTATCTGGAAATGCAAACGTTCAAAATGCAGTGAGAACACTTACATAAGCAAAAAGTGGCTGGGAAGGGCAGGAAATGCTCTCAAGGTCTCCCTGAAACCTTTATACAGTgaccatttgttcttattttacacatggttttgttgccttttttttttttttaagatttttatttatttgagagagagagagagagcatgcgcaggagggaggggtagaaggacagggacaagcagactccccactgagcagagagctttgatgccaggactggatcccagggccctggcaccatgacctgagcagaggcagaCCCTTaagccactcagccacccaggcgccctcacaCATAGTTTGTAAAAGAGGAAGAAGGTTAAACACACGCAGTGGTGCTTGCTCATCGGTCCCTGGCTGATTAGAAGCAGCACCCCAGACGCCATGAGAGATGACAAAAGAGGGAcagtgagagaagccagaagCCCTGCCGGACCTGGGCCAGAGGACGGGACCGCTCAGAGGTCGGCCAGGATTGCCCGGGACAATAATTACGGCCCCCGAAACTGGCTCTGCGACACCTCACTTAGGTCCCCTCTGTACGAGGAGGCCCAGAAGGCCACCTAGGTTTTCAGACGATCGTGGTTCTTCAAGAGTTAACTGGAGATGGTTTGGGCTGAGTCCGAGAAGCAGACTTCCTCAGAGGCCTGCACAACACATGCGCACCGTGGAAAGACTTCTACGGAGGGTCTTGCGGGCTTAGAgtcctggggagggagaggcggCCCCCCTCggccctccgcccctccgccccgcccccggccccgccccctgctcatacggccccgccccctcgccatGTAGCCCCGCCCAGTGCTCTGGGGCCTCGCACCTGCGTGTAGTGGCCGCACATCTGGCCCTGGTCGCAGGTGGCGGCGCTGAGGTTGTAGTGCTCGCGCTCGTGGTGCCACTCCTCCATGGCCAGCGGCACGTCCAAGCCGTGGCCCGTGATGGCGAACAGGTTTTCGCCGCGCCTCCCGCGCTCCTTGTTGTGGCCCCACACGCACTGCTTCGCGTAGGCCTTGGCGAAGGCGGCCAGCTCCTCGTTCCACCTCTGCGGGGCGGGTCGAGGAGGAAGGTGAGGAACGCCTTGGGCTCCGTGGAGGCAGCGGGGGGGGGACGTGGGGATGCCCACAACTCTGGGGTCAGAGAAGAAGGTTGGAGGTGTCCTGGGGGCCTCTGCAGGCGGAGCCCTCCCCTCCCTCGGGGTGACCCAGGCCGTGACCAGGAACAGTTCTGTGCTCCTGGTGGGCTTctgtggggaggtgggaggctgCCTCGCCGGGCCATGGAGTTAGCCAAACTTGGGACCATTTACCAGCTATGTGGTTTCAGACAGATTGCCTCATCTTCCTAAACTTGCATGGGGCTTTGGGAAGAATAAGTGAGTTGATGTTTGTAATGgtgttattattaattaatattaatatcctTCTATGTGAACGGAGGACGGCTGTGCCCTGCTTACCTCCCACGGCTGCCCGACTGCTCTGAAGACCACAGGATGTCCAGTAAGGTGTTCAAGGGCTGCATTATTTATtccaccaccctccaccctctTACCCAGGCATCATAAGTAAGAGGGGGTCAGCACTCCCCTCTCAGGTCCCACTCTCCCCTTGGGGTTGCCCAGCCTCCATGGCTTTACCAGCTCCAGACTTCCCTCCCAAGTGCTCTCAACCCTTGTCAACCTATTAAGCGTCTCCATGTGACCCTCACTGAGAGGCCTATTTTCAGAACTTTGGTGTCTCCAGGAGCTATCAGATCCCAAAAGCACCGttctcctgggggcgggggggggggggggacctgagGTGAGGCAGCTGGAGGGGGCATTTTAGGTTAAGGGACCCCTGAGGTTCTCTGTGTCCCTGGCTGGGAGGACAGGCCCAGTGTGGGTGGAAAGAGCGATTAACAAAGGATTGAGGAGAAAGGTCTGGATCCCATTAAACTTTGTCCTTGGCCTCTCCTAGAAATGGATGCCTGGCGGCAACTCTTGCTCCACCCTCTGGGGGCCCAGCCAGCTGTGGGAGCCAGACAGCCTATAAAGTGCCAAGAGCTTGGGTGACCCTGAGAGGAGGGGATTGTGTGGCTCCTCACCCACACAAGGCTCTCAGGAGCAGCTGCCTGGGGTGGGGATGAGAACACAGGGCTGGGACAGCCCCATTTTGTGACTATGGGTGAATCCCTTTCCTTCCCTGGGTGTTTTTGTCCCAAATCACTGGTCCCTGAGGTTGTCTCAAACTCTGGCAGTAAGGGGAGCTGGGGAGTGAGAAGTGGCAGGGTGTAGGGGACCGGGATCAGGGTTTCTGGGATGACCTGCGGGACCTCAGACTGAATAGTCAGCTCCTTCAGGGTAAGACAGTGATGTGgccccagtgtctggcacagtgCTGGcgcatagcaggtgctcagtagaCATTTGTCAGCTGTTGATGACTGGCTCTGTTTTAAGTGGTCTCCCTACGGAGGCTGGCTGTGATTCCTATTCTGCCTGGATGTGTGGAATCTCACCAGTAGAGTCATTCCTATGGGTCTCAAGGCTTCTCAGTCTTCCCGAGACCCCTGTGGATTTTTGAGTCCTGGCATCCACCCACACTGGCCACATGGTCACCATCTGAAAACAagtctattcattcatttactcattcactcatgCAACAGTCTGGGGGCCCTGTGCCAGCCTGGAGGTGAAGCCCAAGTTCACATTGTCATAAACGATTGGGCTACCACATGGTAAATGACAGACTCGCAATGGGTCATGAAGAGGCACCAAGGAGGGTCATTTAGCCCAACGTGAGGGTGGGAAGGAGACACTAAGCTAAGGGTTAGAACTGAGGCATTGGTCAGGTGGAGAGGGGAGGACATCCTGGACAGAAGCCATAGCATGAGCAAAGGTGTAGAGGTGAGAAACACCATCTTAGCTGGGGAAGGATAAGCTGTTGAGGTAACTGAGGGAGAAACggagcaggagaggaagctgGCGGTGTAAGCAGGGCCCCGGACACACAGAGCCTTCTCAGGAGCTGGTGCTTTATCCCGAGGCAGTCAGGAGCCATTGGGAGCTGTTGAAAGGTACTGAACAAGGTCAAGACCATGTGTTGGATTATTCATTCTGGCAACGGAGGCCAGAGCCTGGCGAAGCAGGTAGAGGCTCTTCTAGGAGTCTTGAGAGAAGTCTTGAAAGACTGGACCAGGGTTGTACCaagggagcaggatgtgggagtaGGAGTCAAGGAAGATCGAACCTTCTGGGAGGTAAAAGTGGTGACAATTAGATGTGGAAACTACAAGAGAGAAAAGAGTCCACGAGAACTGCCACCTGCCTCACCCTGGACCCGTTCCCTCTTTTGTTAATCAcatacttactgagcacttactatgtgtcacACATGTTCTAAGCGCTTTCTACATATTCATTCAGTCCTCCCAACCATCCTACAGGGGAGTTGCTATGTTGTCATCATcttcaatttacagatgaggaagctgaggcacagagaagttaagtaacttagccaaggtcacagagctaataaatggcagaatTAAGATTTGAGAGAAGCCATCTGGCTCCAGAGTTTCAGCATTTACCattcctgagattgagcctgagCCTTGTTCCAAATTTATCCTGGTGTCCCAGCCCCTGACCTCCTCCCATCACTTCCCACCAGACAGCAGCATAACCCCTGAATATCCAAACTGCTTCCCAGAATGTTGTCCCTCCACCAAGGTCCACCTCTGTCCACAGAGCAGCTCCTGGGTGATTAGCCCCCAGCCTCAGCCAACAAATCTGTAGGGCATCAGGGATCTACAAATGGGGAAACTAAGGCTAAGTGGGTTCCAAGCCTCAATCAGGGAGCTACTGGCAGAGCTTATCTTTTGTCTGTAGTTCCTGGTTGAGCTGTGTGCATTTCTAGGGGACTTCCTGGATCTTTGTCATCCTGTCTGACCCTGAAGGTAGGGATCATTAGTCTCAAGAGATAGGTCAGGAAATGGAAGCCTTTGAAGGTAAAGGACCCACCCCTAGTACTTTGCCAGATGGAACAAAGCTATAAGAACTCCAGTCCCCAGACCCTCAGGCTCACTGCTCTGTTTCCTAGGTGTGAACTTGCTCTGAGGCATGAGCTATGGGGTCCCTGGACATTGCTCATGAACCTTCCAGAGCACCTGAGGGTGGCCAGAGAGGATGGGCCTGCTTGGTCCTCagggagagcaggaaggaggtgAATTTCCGGCTTTATCTCTTTTCATCTTGAGCATTAACATCTTGCCCCTAATTCTACCATCAAATAATTCTCCCTTTCGACAGGTAACCACCACCCCAAATCTGGCTTTCCATCCCAAATCTGGTTTCCATCATCTATAGGCATGTCCCTGTGTGTTTACTACATCTGCATGTGTCCCCACCAGTAtacaatagtatttttttttacatttttaaaccttATGTAAATATGCcctactgtatatatatattgagatttccttccccacccctatCAGTGTTATATCTGTGAGATTCAGTGTCCATGTTGATATATAGGTAGCTCTAATGAAGAAGATGAGAAACTGATGGTCCTTATTAGGTTAAAGGAGTCACCCCAAATCGCAGGTCTTGCGGTGTGACCGAGACAGAATGTGAACTGTGTGATGCAGAGCCCTCTCCGCTGCTGGCTCCTGTTCTCACCCACCTCCTTAGTACATCCCTCCTACCCTAGTGCTGGGTGGGACCCATCCTGCTGCCTGCGTTTCCTCTTCTCATTGACTTGGAAGGCATCTGAAAGACCAGACCGTTTTCACCCAGGTGTTAGGAACTTGTGTTCCCCCTATCACGGGCACCTGGATTTTAGGAAGGGGTCACTGGAGTGGGAATCTGGGTGTCTCAGGCCTGGCTCTACCAGCTGAGGGACTTGAAAGCCCCTGAGGGACCAGCAagtccctctgagcctcagtttcctgatctgtttAATGGGACTACTTCTGGGGACCTGTGAATTATATAATATGTCTCTGTCACTGACCAGAGACATGAGTCTCTGAGGTAGCTTCAACTCAGGGGTGGGAGGGATTGGGGGGCCTGGCCCCAGCACCCCTCAGTCCTGGCAGGTGAGTGTCCCTGGCCACACTTACCATTTGCAGCATATCAGCCGCAGGTGGGGATGCCTGGGACCGGTAGAGGTTGTGCAGCTCCACCATTGCACGTTTCTCATCTTCAGTGAGGGCGCCAGCAGGGCCCACGGTGgccgccagcagcagcagcagcagcagcagcagatcaCAGGAGCTGTGCATGGTGGCCAGTCCTCTCAGCCTCTCCCGGCCAGGGGTCTGGCAGCTGGATTTAAAGTCCTTCCCACACAAGCACCACCCTGGCTGGGGCGGCGGGAGGGGCTGTCTGCAGGCCTGGCCCAGCTCACACAATGTCTCCAGGAGGGCTGGGTGCTTGGGTCCTGACCAGAGTTGAGTTCGCTCCCAGCATTTATCTCCCCTCAGAGTCCTTGGCAAAAGCCTTCTTTCTCTTGGTAACGGGGGCTCAGGCCAAGTGCTGTGTGTGTTCTGCAGTCCTCCCGAGTGGTGGACAGGTCCTCAGGGGCAAAATATAGTAACCCAGGTCACACCCACTGGGTGCTGAGGACAAGTAAGAGGACGGGAACCACGTGGACCCTGCCCCTGAGGACTGGGCAGGATAAAGAAGCTGTAGTTGGCTTATGGGAGGACAGAGGAAGACAAGATGTATTTTGTAAAAAAGATGGGCCAGCCAAAActtgaatcctggttctgctcCTTTGCTGGCTATGTTTTTGGCAGTTTTCTTAATCAGATCAGTggcaataatagtacctacctcatggtGCTGgaaggaagattaaatgagatcaaatGTATGTAAGACACCCAGTATGGTACCTGGCACTGAGTAGCAGTAGACAGGAACTACCCACATGGCATGGCCTTGGCCAGCTCTCAGCCCCGTGAGGAGGCAGGACTCCTGCTCACAGGAGAAGAGATGGGGTGTTTCCCACTCTAGTTGTATCCTGGAATAGGGCTTTtcactatggttaaaatattggCTTCTGCGTACCCTTTGTGAATGCATGTACTTGAGGTGCTTGTTTAGAAGTGGGATGCTGGAACCTTTCCTGCTCTGAATATCTAGAATATtgaatgtgtctgtttttgaaaTCGAGAGAgcagaaaagcagagggaagggtgAGTTGATGCAGTAGGAGCTTGGAGGGGAGGGTATTAGAGGGGAAATAGGCCCAGTGGTCAAGCACTTGCACCATAATGACCATGCAGGGCAGGGACCAAGGTCTTGGCCCTTCATGGGTCAGGAGTCTGGAACTAGTACTATTGAGTTTAGCTGGGATCCTTAAAGCCTGTACTCTTAGTGAATGGGGACCTAGAAAAAGCCTGCTCATTGGCTTTGGAAGAAAACCCATTTCTGCTCACATCTCTGGgttaaaacaaaagcagagacaaagacagcttggatcactcacacacacacacacacacacacacacacacacacccctattgTGTAGAACTAATTTTAAAATCCAGCAAAGTTGTAAGATATGAAATCAACACACAAGTGGTATTTCTATATCCTAACAATGAATAaccccaaaaagaaattaagaaaataattctgtataCAATAgcaatacaaataataaaatacttaggagtgaacttaaccaaggaggcaaaaaacttatacatttaaaactataggggcagcccccgtggctcagcggtttagcaccgccttcagccaagggtgtgatcctggagacctgggattggtcccacatcaggctctctgcatggagcctgcttctccctctgcctgtgtctctgcctctctctctgtgtctctcatgaataagtaaataaaatcttttttaaaaaaaactataaaacattgctgaaagaaattaaagaagataggaaataaatgaaaagacatcccatgttcatggattagaagtcTTAATACTACCGAAAGCAATCTACagagtcaatgcaatccctatcaaaacccCAGTGATGGTTTTttgcagtaagaaaaaaaaaatcca
Above is a genomic segment from Canis lupus baileyi chromosome 7, mCanLup2.hap1, whole genome shotgun sequence containing:
- the PI16 gene encoding peptidase inhibitor 16 isoform X1, producing the protein MHSSCDLLLLLLLLLAATVGPAGALTEDEKRAMVELHNLYRSQASPPAADMLQMRWNEELAAFAKAYAKQCVWGHNKERGRRGENLFAITGHGLDVPLAMEEWHHEREHYNLSAATCDQGQMCGHYTQVVWAKTERIGCGSHFCEKLQGVEETNIHLLVCNYEPPGNVKGKKPYEEGTPCSLCPSGYRCESSLCEPVAGREEAQDLPGLVTEAPSSLATEASGSGKSRIPSSLATETPASLVTEASGSLETKALPAVETKAPSSVATEEPPSTAREAPPSLTTETPSLLVSHSLFSLDEGPATSPKSTHEPISKLADKEASRTRMPSKSPESSPHPKMFLRGTREPLPQSQKVGKAEAKLSPSSEVLASVFPGQDKTGELLATWDHMGHTSSKSLSNSPNTSASAKATRTLALQSSLPGAEGPEKPSIKSGLNQGPGHIWGPLLGLLLLLPLVLAGIF
- the PI16 gene encoding peptidase inhibitor 16 isoform X2 is translated as MHSSCDLLLLLLLLLAATVGPAGALTEDEKRAMVELHNLYRSQASPPAADMLQMRWNEELAAFAKAYAKQCVWGHNKERGRRGENLFAITGHGLDVPLAMEEWHHEREHYNLSAATCDQGQMCGHYTQVVWAKTERIGCGSHFCEKLQGVEETNIHLLVCNYEPPGNVKGKKPYEEGTPCSLCPSGYRCESSLCEPVAGREEAQDLPGLVTEAPSSLATEASGSGKSRIPSSLATETPASLVTEASGSLETKALPAVETKAPSSVATEEPPSTAREAPPSLTTETPSLLVSHSLFSLDEGPATSPKSTHEPISKLADKEASRTRMPSKSPESSPHPKMFLRGTREPLPQSQKVGKAEAKLSPSSEVLASVFPGQDKTGAEGPEKPSIKSGLNQGPGHIWGPLLGLLLLLPLVLAGIF